In a single window of the Antedon mediterranea chromosome 1, ecAntMedi1.1, whole genome shotgun sequence genome:
- the LOC140040771 gene encoding solute carrier organic anion transporter family member 5A1-like encodes MDSESNLKNGSLQCDNANNNTKLSQSSVDISTSTSNDEFDIDYVVGRCGCWSFRPSCIQCFATIRKFVLSLAILSVFQGTLAVGYIGSVVTTIQRRYDLPTYLVGFIVSVYDIGCLSAVIFTSYLGGRPTANKPKWITFSSFLMSLGAAVYTIPHFLGPVYEPSYIIVNEMEDLENTCLSSNNIQNLTCESQEISHRGTIAVFILAEFLIGIGSTSVLTLGTIYIDDFAKRSEGSIFISVLYCMGAAGPALGYVFGSLFLKVYVDVGRVDDDDIKVSPDDEQWVGAWWLGFLVCSICIFFTACPIIMYPQKMHKQEELDDDVCKDPSEGRVQMSFQSSSLKELPHAFWRLVSNPIYFFVCMTACAEFSIVSGFVKFVPKFIESQFTIPASTANLLTASLIPAAAIGTVLGAYVIRRFKLGLSGMAKFCLGVIILGFSILAASFLLGGCDSVVLAGITTPYTFSGESSESTEYMEDTNLLDSCNTDCDCSSAQFQPICASAIGITYFSPCHAGCNGLNFESEDGDNVSNNFTRCNCVSKFLKESGESDAGYIYTGKCSNECGMLVPFMFILISLVIVITMGQIPMVMMTLRSVCENDRPFALGVQFLFVRLLAYIPSPTYFGAVIDTACILWEDNCGVTGSCIEYDNHKFFLVYLGLCLSLKTMSIALVFTVWRLSCRRETKVQYLQGLANTEEDEVIYEFKTGESTL; translated from the exons ATGGATTCGGAAAGTAATTTAAAGAATGGCTCTCTACAATGCGACAACGCGAACAATAACACTAAGTTATCACAATCAAGTGTAGATATATCCACAAGCACATCTAACGATGAATTTGATATTGACTATGTCGTAGGGCGCTGTGGATGTTGGTCATTTCGCCCTAGCTGCATACAATGTTTTGCAACCATTCGAAAATTTGTGCTTTCACTCGCGATTCTCTCGGTTTTTCAAGGTACTTTAGCCGTTGGTTACATAGGTAGCGTGGTTACAACCATCCAGCGTCGGTATGATTTACCAACGTACCTCGTCGGTTTCATTGTCAGTGTTTATGACATCGGCTGTTTGTCAGCTGTTATATTCACAAGCTATCTTGGAGGTAGACCAACAGCCAACAAGCCAAAATGGATAACATTCAGTTCTTTTTTAATGTCACTCGGCGCTGCTGTTTACACTATTCCACACTTTCTAGGTCCAGTTTATGAACCAtcttatattattgttaatgaaaTGGAAGATTTAGAAAACACGTGTTTATCTTCTAATAACATACAAAACTTAACTTGTGAGAGTCAAGAGATAAGTCATCGTGGTACCATTGCCGTGTTTATCCTAGCAGAGTTTCTTATAGGTATTGGATCAACATCAGTGTTGACGCTTGGTACTATATATATAGATGACTTTGCTAAGAGAAGTGAAGGATCCATATTTATCA GTGTATTATACTGTATGGGAGCCGCAGGTCCAGCACTCGGCTATGTATTCGGAAGTCTTTTCCTGAAGGTGTACGTTGATGTAGGACGTGTTGATGACGATGATATTAAGGTATCACCTGACGATGAACAGTGGGTGGGTGCATGGTGGCTAGGATTTCTCGTCTGTTCAATTTGCATATTTTTCACAGCATGTCCAATAATAATGTATCCACAGAAGATGCACAAACAAGAAGAACTTGACGATGATGTTTGTAAAGATCCTTCAGAAGGAAGAGTACAAATGAGCTTTCAAAGTTCATCCTTAAAAG aATTACCTCATGCGTTCTGGAGACTTGTCAGTAATCCAATATACTTCTTTGTATGTATGACGGCATGTGCAGAGTTTTCTATAGTCAGTGGTTTTGTCAAATTTGTACCAAAGTTTATTGAGTCTCAGTTCACAATTCCTGCTTCCACTGCTAACTTATTGACag CTTCACTGATTCCTGCCGCTGCCATTGGAACAGTGTTAGGTGCTTACGTGATCCGTCGATTCAAGCTGGGTCTTTCAGGAATGGCCAAATTTTGTCTTGGTGTAATTATATTAGGTTTTAGTATTTTAGCAGCATCTTTTCTTTTAGGTGGTTGTGATTCAGTAGTTTTAGCGGGAATAACAACACCGTATACGTTCAG tgGTGAATCGTCGGAATCGACAGAGTATATGGAAGATACCAATCTTTTAGATTCTTGTAATACAGATTGTGACTGTTCTTCTGCTCAATTCCAACCCATTTGCGCATCTGCAATCGGGATTACTTATTTTAGTCCATGTCATGCTGGTTGTAATGGCTTAAACTTTGAATCAGAAGATGGAGACAATGTGTCAAAT AATTTTACAAGATGTAATTGCGTCAGCAAGTTTCTAAAAGAAAGTGGAGAGAGTGATGCTGGCTACATATACACTGGTAAATGCAGTAATGAATGCGGCATGCTGGTACCATTTATGTTTATCCTAATATCATTGGTAATCGTTATTACCATGGGACAAATACCTATGGTTATGATGACTTTGAGATCTGTCTGTGAAAACGATCGACCATTTGCTCTTGGTGTGCAATTTCTCTTTGTTCGGTTACTGG CCTATATTCCGTCGCCAACATATTTTGGAGCAGTTATCGACACAGCATGCATACTTTGGGAAGATAATTGTGGTGTTACCGGCTCTTGTATAGAATATGACAATCACAAgttttttcttgtttatctGGGATTGTGCTTGTCATTAAAAACGATGTCTATCGCTCTGGTGTTTACAGTCTGGCGACTTTCATGTCGACGGGAAACTAAGGTTCAGTACCTACAAGGATTGGCCAATACAGAAGAAGACGAagtaatatatgaatttaagaCAGGAGAGTCAACGTTATGA